DNA from Fusarium musae strain F31 chromosome 7, whole genome shotgun sequence:
TTTCCGCCGCCCTTTCATACTACTTCGTTTTTGATCGCCGTCTCGAACATCACCCTCGATTCCTCAAGAACCAGATCAAGCTCGAGATCCAGTCTAGTTTCTTCGCCATTCCCATTATCGACCTTCTTACACTCCCCTTCTTCCTTGGAGAAGTCCGCGGTCACAGTCTGCTGTACACGCGAATTGACGAGTATGGCTGGTGGTGGCTGGCCGTGTCTACCGCCTTCTACATGGTCTTTAACGATATTGGCATTTACTGGATTCATCGCCTTGAGCACCATCCCAGTGTCTACAAGTATGTTCACAAGCCTCACCACAAGTGGATCAGTAAGTCAAACTCTGTCTTGCATCAAACGCCGCGCTAACAAGAGCTTCAGTTCCTACCCCCTGGGCTGCCATTGCTTTCCACCCTGTTGACGGATACCTCCAATCCCTCCCTTACCAGTAAGTAACAGCTTTTGCGCCGCAATTGACCCCGTACTAACAGCAACAGTGTCTTTGTCTACATCTGCCCCATGCAGAAGCACCTCTACATGTTCCTCTTCGTCTGCGTTCAGGTCTGGACCATCCTTATCCACGACGGCGACATGATTACCGGCCATTGGCTCGAAAAGTTCATCAACAGCCCTGCCCACCACACTCTCCACCACATGTTCTTCACCTGCAACTACGGCCAATACTTCACATGGGCCGACAACTACTGGGACTCTCACCGTGCTCCCATGCCCGAGCTGGACCCTATTCACGAGGCCCTCCGAGTCATGCGCGAGAAGGGCTTGGTGGACAAGGATGGAAACCCCctcaagaagtccaaggATGAGTAAATGCAGACATGACATTTATGAATACTTCACCAAACGGGTCGTGTCCAACTAGAGCAGACCGACCATTCCGGTGCCGGCACCATCACATCACGACTGGAGTACCCTTGGCCTCACAGCATCGCCGTCTGTGCAGAGATTCCGGGGCT
Protein-coding regions in this window:
- a CDS encoding hypothetical protein (EggNog:ENOG41) is translated as MDAILELLDPYVFDYGYAYLFPQQQLQSSPKAYGNSTNYASSSTNFDDEYSLNFGSSLPRDDIYRQSASILLIAGFGAAFIYVISAALSYYFVFDRRLEHHPRFLKNQIKLEIQSSFFAIPIIDLLTLPFFLGEVRGHSLLYTRIDEYGWWWLAVSTAFYMVFNDIGIYWIHRLEHHPSVYKYVHKPHHKWIIPTPWAAIAFHPVDGYLQSLPYHVFVYICPMQKHLYMFLFVCVQVWTILIHDGDMITGHWLEKFINSPAHHTLHHMFFTCNYGQYFTWADNYWDSHRAPMPELDPIHEALRVMREKGLVDKDGNPLKKSKDE